Below is a genomic region from Granulicella sp. L56.
TCTGCTAGGTCTTGCCGCCCGTTCCGCTTCGAACATCTACGACAAGCTCCTGCATTATCTGGCTGTCGTCATCCCTCATGCGGCGATGGGCACTGTGCTTGCGACCTTCAACGAAACCACCGCTGCTGCCACCAGCGGCAAGCTGACCTTTGGAATTGTTGCCGCACTTTGGTCGGCCTCGGTTGGATTTTCGGCCATCCAGGACAGCCTCAACACTATCTACAAGGTCACTGAAACCCGCTCTTACTTTCGAGCACGCTTCTCGGCTATTGGGGTCACTATCGTTCTAGCCGCTCTGGTTACAGTTACGCTTGCGTCCATGCTGGCCAGCGACTTTTTTGCCCGCCTTGTGCGCGATCATCTCTATCATCATTTTCTTGGCAGCGTTGCAGTCGTCGTGATCCGATCCCTGGGTTGGATGATTGTTGCAGCCCTCATCACTCTCTTCTTCGCCGTCATTTATTACTGGGCGCCCGATGTGAAAAAGAGCTGCTGGCGATGGCTCACTCCCGGCAGCATCATCGGCATCGCTTTATGGATTTTGGCTTCTATCGGCTTTCGCGTGTATCTGCACTTCTTCGATAATTTCTCTGTAACATACGGCTCTCTTGGTGCCGTCATCATTCTGCTGACGTGGTTTTACATTACCGGG
It encodes:
- a CDS encoding YihY/virulence factor BrkB family protein; protein product: MSRSPLRSLWDLQGVSVRVVAVRTWHNFLADNLLGRAAELGFYFIFALFPTLFCASSLLGLAARSASNIYDKLLHYLAVVIPHAAMGTVLATFNETTAAATSGKLTFGIVAALWSASVGFSAIQDSLNTIYKVTETRSYFRARFSAIGVTIVLAALVTVTLASMLASDFFARLVRDHLYHHFLGSVAVVVIRSLGWMIVAALITLFFAVIYYWAPDVKKSCWRWLTPGSIIGIALWILASIGFRVYLHFFDNFSVTYGSLGAVIILLTWFYITGLTLLLGAEINSQIEMAAAEKRLLAARPSSSSSPKPHTSGDPSPQSMSPREAPSNSPA